One Phaseolus vulgaris cultivar G19833 chromosome 2, P. vulgaris v2.0, whole genome shotgun sequence DNA window includes the following coding sequences:
- the LOC137810766 gene encoding peroxisomal adenine nucleotide carrier 1 yields the protein MNVDLESLAEATSGAIGSLISTTFLYPLDTCKTKYQADARSNGRTRYRNLTDVLLEAISNGQVLSLYQGIGTKNLQSFISQFVYFYGYSYFKRLYLDKSGYKSIGTKANLVIAAAAGACTAIATQPLDTASSRMQTSAFGKSKGLLKTLTEGTWSDAFDGLSISLLLTSNPAIQYTVFDQLKQRALKNKQSKADKGTSPESLSAFMAFLLGAISKSIATCLTYPAIRCKVIIQAADSDEANSKTKIKSQKTVSNVLYGIWKREGIVGYFKGLHAQILKTVLSSALLLMIKEKISATTWVLILALKRYLLLPTRRVKNL from the exons ATGAACGTGGATCTGGAGTCATTAGCAGAGGCCACTTCTGGCGCCATAGGATCACTCATCAGCACCACTTTTCTCTACCCACTTGACACCTGCAAGACCAAGTACCAAGCTGATGCTCGTTCCAATGGTCGCACAAGATACAG GAATCTCACTGATGTATTATTGGAGGCAATATCTAACGGTCAGGTGCTTTCACTTTACCAGGGCATTGGAACAAAGAATCTTCAATCCTTCATTTCGCAGTTTGTGTACTTCTATGGATACAGTTATTTTAAAAGACTGTATCTAGATAAAAGTGGTTATAAATCCATTGGAACCAAAGCCAACTTAGTTATTGCTGCAGCTGCTGGGGCTTGCACTGCCATTGCGACTCAG CCCCTGGACACAGCCTCTTCAAGGATGCAGACAAGTGCATTTGGAAAGTCTAAAGGGCTACTGAAAACCCTTACCGAAGGAACCTGGAGTGACGCATTTGATGGCCTCAGTATTTCCTTGCTGCTGACATCAAACCCTGCAATTCAG TATACCGTGTTTGATCAGCTGAAACAGCGAGCACTGAAGAATAAACAAAGCAAAGCTGATAAAGGAACATCTCCTGAATCCCTTTCTGCATTTATGGCCTTTCTTTTAGGTGCAATTTCAAAGAGCATTGCTACATGTCTTACATATCCAGCTATCAG GTGCAAAGTTATCATTCAAGCTGCTGACTCAGATGAAGCAAACTCCAAAACAAAGATAAAATCACAGAAAACAGTCTCTAATGTTCTCTATGGAATATGGAAAAGGGAGGGCATAGTGGGATATTTTAAAGGATTGCATGCTCAGATCTTAAAAACTGTTTTGAGCTCAGCACTGCTCTTAATGATCAAGGAGAAGATCTCAGCTACTACTTGGGTGCTTATCCTTGCACTTAAAAGGTACCTATTACTTCCAACGAGAAGGGTTAAGAACTTGTAA
- the LOC137809062 gene encoding uncharacterized protein, with translation MVDKLLFGDGASINKPPLFCGLKYQFWKPWSQWTEHESKKAQYDCIANNIITYALNSDEFFRVSQCASTKKMWDTLEVTHDVKRARKHALIQEYEMFRMQNGKTIVEIQKRLNVQENEDKHVRNIALKIVGHKNCQDSSVDSDGKTLSLLTRKFSKFLKKNNNKNQSSNRYNNKKLNDFNSNKYTCFGCGEQGHIKVDCPNNENKERGASKKGEKKGKAKKAYIVWQDNEVSSSSSCSGDEEANLCFMAKGETYISSVSSNTSINFENYSQLLDVFKETHEEANRLALSYNLLKDFNKWLENRVKALEEELNNLKNDFENLELIYKNSPCKCDSSVCENCESLEKKVHYLVKIVDKLSKGKSNFEIVVSSQKSVFGKAVNLEEELSKVVKSSHEVNNGSLSKMGFTKVGGKWVSKDCDQVGSSKGNVGPGGAYDTDPSAGNMGERITSMSPFERLMVSRMDNFADEQRSHHELCVARFQNLDELIESIQNHLFELQYGKEE, from the exons atGGTTGATAAACTACTCTTTGGGGATGGTGCATCTATTAAcaaaccacctctgttttgtggtttgaaatACCAGTTTTGGAAG ccttggtcccaatggactgagcatgaaagcaaaaaggctcaatatgattgtattgcaaataatattattacatatgccttaaattctgatgagtttttcagggtatcaCAATGTGCCTCTACAAAGaaaatgtgggatactcttgAAGTTACccatgatgtgaagagagcaaggaagcatgctcttattcaagaatatgagatgtttagaatgcaaaATGGAAAGACAATTGTTGAAATACAAAAGAG GTTGAATGTTCAAGAAAATGAAGATAAGCATGTGAGAAACATTGCCCTAAAGATTGTTGGACATAAAAACTGTCAAGACTCAAGTGTTGACAGTGATGGAAAAACTCTTAGCTTGCTGACCaggaaattcagcaaattcctgaagaaaaacaacaacaagAATCAATCCTCCAATAGGTACAATAACAAGAAactcaatgattttaattctaacaaatatacctgctttggatgtggtgaacAGGGACATATTAAAGTTGATTGCCCCAACAATGAGAATAAAGAAAGAGGAGCAAGCAAGAAAGGTGAAAAGAAAGGCAAAGCCAAGAAAGCCTACATTGTTTGGCAAGATAATGAAGTTTCTTCCTCTAGCTCATGTTCAGGAGATGAAGAAGCAAATCTTTGCTTTATGGCAAAAGGAGAAACTTATATAAGTAGTGTAAGTTCCAACActtcaatcaattttgaaaactaCAGTCAACTTCTTGAtgtttttaaagaaactcatgaagaagctaataggttggcTCTTTCATATAACCTGTTGAAAGACTTTAATAAATGGCTGGAAAATAGAGTTAAAGCATTGGAAGAAGAGCTGAATAacttgaaaaatgattttgaaaatctggaactgatttacaaaaactccccTTGCAAATGTGActcaagtgtttgtgaaaattgtgaatctcttgaaaagaaggttcactatctagtgaaaattgtggataagctttcaaaaggcaaatcaaattttgaaattgttgtTTCTTCTCAAAAAAGTGTCTTTGGTAAAGCTG ttaatcttgaagaagaGCTATCTAAAGTGGTGAAGTCATCACATGAGGTGAATAATGGATCCCTAAGcaaaatgggattcaccaaagtTGGAGGgaaatgggtgagcaaagattgTGATCAAGTTGGTTCCTCAA AAGGCAATGTTGGTCCTGGTGGTGCTTATGATACTGATCCAAGTGCTGGAAACATGGGAGAACGCATTACATCTATGTCACCATTTGAGAGATTGATGGTGAGCAGAATGGACAACTTTGCAGATGAACAAAGAAGTCATCATGAGTTATGTGTGGCACGTTTTCAGAACCTTGATGAACTAATTGAATCTATTCAAAATCATCTCTTTGAGCTTCAATACGGCAAAGAGGAGTGA